CTGGACGGGCCCGAGGTGGTCGCGGTGGAGCGGGCCTGGGAGTCGCTCAGCGAGCTGCTGGACGCCACTGCCGGCGAGGACCGCGAGCAGACGCTGCTGCGGCTGGCCCTGCTGCTCGCCAGCAAGGTCGACGGGCCCGGGCTGGCTGCCGCGATCGAGGCCGCCCGGCCGGCACGCTGACCCCGGACACGACCTGCGGCGTACTTCGGTACCGAAGTACGCCGCGAGTCCGCGGTCCCGGCGATCAGTGCAGCTCCTGGCCCTTCGTCTCGGGGGTCATGAACATCATCAGCACGGCCGAGACGACCAGGAAGGCGGTGGCGACCACGAACGTCCAGACGTAGCCGAGCTGCGGGAACAGCCACGCGCCGAACGCCACCGGCACGATGGCCGCGGCGAACCGGCTCATGCTCGAGGCCCAGCCGAAGCCGGAGGCGCGCAGCTCCGTCGGGTACAGCTCGGAGACGTACGCGTAGATGGCCGGGATGCAGAACTCGATGACGATGCCGAAGGCCAGGATCCAGAACTTCGCCGGCCCGGGGGCGTCGATGTACGTCGCGAACAGGATGAGGGTCGCGGCCGTCAGGACGGCGGAGCCGAAGATGACCGGCTTGCGGCCGAACCAGTCGACGAGGTACGCGGACGCCAGCACGCCGACGATACCGACCGCGGTCACCCCGGTGGTCACCATGAACGCCACGTACTCCGAGTACTTGGTGTCGCGGAGGATCTTCGGCAGCCAGATCAGCGCCCCGTAGTACACGAACAGCACCGAGGAGAACAGCATCCAGGAGACGAAGGTGCGGCTGGCGCTGAACCGCCACAGCTGGACGACCTTCTCGGACGCCGCCTTGGGCCCACGCGCCTCGACGCGACCCGGCTCGTCCATGACGTAGTCCTGGGCGGGGGCGCCGGTCCGGACGATCATGTCGTCGATGATCGCGCGGGCCTCCTGCTCCCGGCCGTGACGCTGCAGGTACATCGGCGACTCCGGGATACCGCGCCGGATCCACACCACGAGGAGCGCCGGCAGCACCATGAACAGCAGCTGGTAGCGCCAGTTCTGGATGCCCTGCGCAGTGAGGAAGGCGGCGACGAGGCCGCACAGCGTGCCACCGACCGGCCACCAGGCGTCCATCGCCGTGAGCACGCGGCCGCGCACCCTCGCCGGCGTGAACTCGCCGACGATCGCGTAGTCGACGGGGATGGTGCCACCGAGACCGATGCCGGTCAGGAACCGC
The Cumulibacter manganitolerans genome window above contains:
- a CDS encoding MFS transporter, translated to MTTARAALTGTQVVQQLPWKWGVQGKIFVVGGLGFMFDAWDVLLNAFIFPLIATEWSLSAAQLGVLGTMNIIGMAIGAITLSSLADVYGRKKIFTYCLLAFSLLSLLSAAAPNYEVFLILRFLTGIGLGGTIPVDYAIVGEFTPARVRGRVLTAMDAWWPVGGTLCGLVAAFLTAQGIQNWRYQLLFMVLPALLVVWIRRGIPESPMYLQRHGREQEARAIIDDMIVRTGAPAQDYVMDEPGRVEARGPKAASEKVVQLWRFSASRTFVSWMLFSSVLFVYYGALIWLPKILRDTKYSEYVAFMVTTGVTAVGIVGVLASAYLVDWFGRKPVIFGSAVLTAATLILFATYIDAPGPAKFWILAFGIVIEFCIPAIYAYVSELYPTELRASGFGWASSMSRFAAAIVPVAFGAWLFPQLGYVWTFVVATAFLVVSAVLMMFMTPETKGQELH